Genomic DNA from Syntrophales bacterium:
CACCGACCCCGAGAGCAATGTCCAGACTGAGGCAGCCCGTGGGTATTACGGGTACATCTATCTTTTCCGCACTGCCCAAACGCATAATCGCGCCTTTACCGAACTGCCGTTCTATTTGGGCAATGGCTAGATCCACCGCTTTGGTTTTATCTATGTCAGCCATTATTCACCTCCATGGTGCTTTCTCATTTTTATCCCGAGTAATTCAAAAATATCAATTGTTTTTTTATCCCCCAAAAGGAAACGAGTCTAGCTTAGTGTACACGGCCCCACTCGGTGTTAAATTGCTTTGAAAAAGAATGAGTTTATCTACTTTAAATTCACCGAATCGCGCGTGTTTTTGCGTTTTCACCAATTCCATAAGCTCCGGAATTGGTTGGGGTTTTTTTAATCGTCCCAGGGTGAGATGACCCCTGAAGTCTCTTTCCTCGTTTTTGAAGCCCAAACTCTGGAAGACATGTTCAAGTTTGCTCTGAAGGTTTTTTAGCGTATCTACGTCACCGCTTGTGCCCACCCACAATACCCGCGGACGCTTAAGGTCAGGGAAAGCACCCAGCCCTTCTACACTAATAATGAATGTCGGAGATGCAGTGCATACGGTGCGTATTGATGTGCTGAGCGATTTGAGGGTGTCTCTGTGTACAGTTCCGAAAAATTTCAGCGTGAGATGGATGTTTTCCTTACGCACCCATGTAATGGAGTACTTTAGAGTTTTTTTTAATTGTTCCTCAAAGATTGAGAGTGCCCTTTGGATTTCTTCGGGGGGTTCTATAGCGAGGAAAGCCCGGATTAAACTTTCATTTTTCATTTCAACTTTCCTTTCAGGTAATTGTTGAGAAGCATCAAGGCTGAGTGGGCCATGATAATTTTGTTACGTCTTCTATTCCAGCGAAACGTGTAGTGGCGAACGAAGGTGTCTTTATCATCTGCAAGAGCAATGTAAACTGTACCCACGGGCTTGACGTCAGTTCCACCCGTTGGTCCAGCTATCCCTGTGGTAGACAGTCCCAAATCGGTTCTTGAGATCTTTTTGATACCTTCTGCCATCAATCGGGCTGTTTCTTCACTTACAGCTCCGTAGCGTTCAATTGTTGTTTCAGGTACACCGAGGATTTCCACTTTGGCGGTATTACTGTAAGCGATTAGACCCCTTTCGAAGAACGCAGAACTTCCAGGTACGTCTGTCAGGTGATCGGCGATGAGTCCACCTGTGCATGATTCGGCTACGCTTAAAGTGAGTCCTTTTTTAATCATTTTAGAAGCAACAACTTGCTCGAGTGTCTCTTCGTCGGTTGCGAAAATGTAAGAGGATAACCTGTTTTCAACCTCGCTGCACACCCTTTGGAATTTCTGAAAGGCTATGGTTTCCGATGAATCTTTGACAGTGATGACCACGTGATTTTCCGGAAAAATTGGATAGAAACCGATCTCGATACCATCATCGTCTTTTACGTCCTTGAGAATTTCATCTATTCTGGACTCAGTAAGCCCGAAAGTCTTGTATGTTCTTGAAAATGTAAAACCTGTTGATTCTGGAAAGAATCGCTTCATAAGGGGGAGAACGCCAGAGGAAAACATCTGCGCTGCTTCGCTGGGTACACCGGGGATAACCGCTATGAGTTTTTGTTCTCTATAAAGGGCAAATCCCGGCGCTGTTCCGGTAGTATTTGGAATAATTTCTGCACCTATGGGGAATCTTGCTTGTTTTGCATTGTTTTCTGTCCACGGAAGATTCCGAGATGCAAAGAGATTCTTAATATGGGCGAGGACATTTTCTTCGGTATACAGGGGGAGATTAAAGAACCGAGCAATCGCCTCTGTAGTAATGTCGTCCTGGGTGGGGCCGAGTCCCCCTGTGATTACGATTACATCGGCCCTTTCCAAAAGAAATCTTAACCCATATTCGATATCCGTGAAGTTATCGCCTACAGATTCAATGGCGACAGTACGCCATCCTTTTTGGTGGACTTCACGGGCGATCATTGCAGCGTTATGGTCTACAATTCGACCAGTTGTGAGTTCGTTCCCTATTGTGAGGATACCTACGTTCATGAGGCCCCCCATAGTTTTGTTATCAGGTGCAAAGAAGTACAAGCGTATATACCCGCTGCAACGTCGTCCATAACAATCCCCCACCCTCCTGGTAGAGCCTTCTGAATTCTACGTATGGGAAACGGTTTAACGATATCAAAAAAACGAAAAATTAGAAAGCCCGCAGTAATGTTAAAAAAATCAGGAGAAACGAGAAACATAGTCCACAGAAAACCTGTTATTTCATCGATAATGATTGGTGGCGCATCTTTTTTCTTGAGATTCATCTCTGCAATACCGGCTATGTACACGCTGAGAATTGTAAAGGCAAGTATTGTAAGGAGGTAAAGGGTCCATTGAAGATCTACGAGGGCAAGGAATATGGGAATTCCAAGAATTGTTCCCGCTGTTCCTGGTGCGTACGGTACAAAACCGATACCGCAACCCGTAGCAAGTATTTTTGCAACTTTTGCGCTCAACGAGACAGTCCTTATGAAGACTCTTTATATCTTGGTTACGTCAATTCCTGCCTTTATAGCCAGTTTGTATGATTCCCTTTTCAGAAATATGCCAATACATATGACGGAGAAAGAAAAAATTATACCCCCCGCACCAATTTTTGCTCCAAGTACCCATCCATCTTCGTAGAGGTAGTAAAATAGGATTGGGAGAAACATTATGATAAGGAGAAAACCCACCTGAAAGAGAAGGTCTCCTATGAGCCAGAGTCGAGCCGCTTTCGGTGCTCTGACAAGCATCTTTTCGTAGAGAGGATAGTCTAACGATGTTAAAAACCTTCGTTTCATATCTTACTTACTGTTAACATGACGCTATTTCCTTGACAAGATGTTTGTTAAGTTTAAAAATTCTTCTACCCTATGCGATTGGTGGTTTTGGAAACCGAAAGGTGTGTGGGTTGTCAGAGCTGCATGTTCGCCTGCACCCGCAGGCAGGGAGGGGCGGGTCTTGCACGGTCATGCATATCTGTGAAGTCTATAGGGGGTATGGAACGCGGATTCAAGGTAATCGTCTGCAGGGCCTGTTCTGACCCACCGTGTGCCAGGGTATGTCCCACTGAGGCCCTGACTCCCCGGACGGGTGGTGGTGTGCGAATGGCAATGTCTAAATGCATAGGGTGTGGATATTGTAAAGAGGCATGCCTTTTGGGAGCGGTAATGTGGGATGAGGGGCTTAATAAGCCTATGATCTGTTTGCACTGTGGATTCTGTGTACGCTATTGTCCCCATCATGTGTTGGGGATGAGAGAAGAGAAGTTCGAGTATGTTATCCGGTGATCCTCTAAGCAACGTTCTCTACATTGATCTTACGCGCAAGTCTTTTTATGTACTTGAGCGACGTGACCTCTTCGCGAAGTATCTGGGAGGCACCGGTGCGGCAATTGCTCTATTGCACGAGGAATGCCCACCTGACTGCGATCCTTTGGGGGAAGAGAATCCAATAGTATTTGCTGTAGGTCCCTTGACGGCTCTCTACCCGCTGGCTTCGAAGACCGTGGCTGTGTTCAAGTCGCCGCACACGGGAAATCTTGGGGAAAGTCACTGTGGAGGTCGCAGTGCAATTGCCATTCGTATGGCGGGATACGGTGCAATAGTCATAAAAGGAAAAAGTGAAATACCTTTATATGTGGCTGTTCATGGGAATAGAGTATCTTTTCACGACGCCTCGTCGATTTGGGGTATGAGGAGTGATTCCACGGGACGGGTGATAAGAGAAAGGGAAGAAGGTGCGGGACTTCGAACAATTATGAGGATTGGTCCAGCAGGCGAAAAACTTGTAACTTACGCGTCGGTAGCTACAGAGACTTATAGACACTTCGGCCGTCTTGGTTTGGGTGCTGTTTTTGGTAGTAAGAAGTTGAAAGCTGTGGTCATTTCTGGCAAACGGATGATTCCCATCGCTGATCTTAAAGGCTACAGAAAACTTTACGATCACATCTACGATCTTGCTGTTTCCTCACCAGTTATGAAAAAGTATCATGATCTGGGAACGGCAGAAAACGTATTGTCCTTAAATAGGTTCAAGGGTTTACCAGTTAGGAATCTTCAGGAAACATCCTTTGAAGGCGCGTTAAACCTTTCAGGAGAAACGTTTGCAGCCCGCTTTCTGGGACGGAGACTTGCGTGTGCTCACTGTCCTGTTGGATGTATTCACATCGCTGCTTTGAGAGAGCCCTATGAGGATGAGCCATACTTTTATAAAACCTCCATGATTTCATATGATTACGAGCCTATTTATGCGCTTGGAACGATGCTCGGGATTAAGAATCCGGAGGATTTTCTTGTTCTAATGGACAGGGTGGAGGCCTTAGGTATGGATGTTATGACTACGGGTGTAACGCTCGCCTGGGCGACGGAAGCGATGGAAAAGGGTCTGATCTCTGTGAAAGATACGATGGGTGTTTGTTTTTCTTGGGGGGATGTGAAGAGCTATATGGAGGCATGTCGAATGATTGTGGAGCAGCCAAACGAATTCTATCGATCTCTTGCAAGGGGAGTAAAGTTTGCAAGCGAGATGTACGGCGGCAAAGATTTTGCGCTTGTTCTCGGAGGAAACGAAATGCCGGGGTACCATACAGGTCCTGGTGCTCATTTGGGAGTTCTCATTGGCCTTCGCCATAGCCATCTCGATAATGCAGGTTATAGTTTTGATCAAAAGCTACTTTTGGAAAGGGAAGTTTCACCAGAGGAACTTGTAGATGTACTACTTTGTGAAGAAAGATGGCGACAAGTATTATCTTCTCTAGTTGTATGTTTCTTTGCTCGAGGTATATACACACCCGAGGTAGTCCTGGAGCTTTTGAAGACTACGGGATATGAATTTAAAGAAGGAGACCTGCAGCAACTTGGTCATTTTATCTACTTTAACAAGTTTCGATTTAAAGTGAGGGAGAAATTCGCCATTTCTTACTTAACTCTTCCAAAACGTCTTTATACAACGCCGTCTCCTACTAGATCGCTAGATCCCGAATTTGTTGCACGGGCTCTTGAACATTTTAAACGCGTTATGGAGGAGGATGAGAAAAGATTTTCACCATAGTACTTTTTGTTTCGTAAAATGTGTTGTCGTAAAGTTGTAGTGGATTTCGAGCGAAGTTTTGCAAATAAAAACGTTTAGTGTTAGGTTGCCTTTCTGTGAAAACTGAGGTGAGTATAGTCATACCTGTGAAGGATGAGGCGGAGAACATAGAGGTTCTCGCAGCGGAGATTAATGCGGTTATGGGGTCACAATTCGATATTTGGGAATGCATATGGGTTGATGACGGATCTAGTGATGAAACTCCCCTGATTTTGGAGAGAATTGCCAGGGAAGATCCTCACCATCGATTTGTACAGTTGTCACGTAACTTTGGTCAATCGGCAGCACTTTTTGTCGGGTTTAAAAAGGCGAGGGGTGATATTATTGTTACCCTCGATGGTGATGGGCAAAACGACCCTTCTGACATTCCTCGGCTTGTCGGACTCCTTATGGAGCGGAATGTAGATATGGTGAATGGTGTTCGATTGGAACGGCATGATTCGCTGGTTAGGAAAATTTCTTCCTGGATTGCCAATAATTTTCGCAACTGGGCAACCGGAGATCGTGTAACCGATGTTGGATGTTCTCTCAGGGCATTCAGGTCGTATTGTGTAACCCATCTCCCTCTTTTCAAGGGAATGCACCGCTTTTTCCCCACTCTTGTTAGAATGGCAGGTTATACGAAGATAATCGAGACCCCTGTGAATCACCGTCAACG
This window encodes:
- the thpR gene encoding RNA 2',3'-cyclic phosphodiesterase, encoding MKNESLIRAFLAIEPPEEIQRALSIFEEQLKKTLKYSITWVRKENIHLTLKFFGTVHRDTLKSLSTSIRTVCTASPTFIISVEGLGAFPDLKRPRVLWVGTSGDVDTLKNLQSKLEHVFQSLGFKNEERDFRGHLTLGRLKKPQPIPELMELVKTQKHARFGEFKVDKLILFQSNLTPSGAVYTKLDSFPFGG
- a CDS encoding competence/damage-inducible protein A, yielding MNVGILTIGNELTTGRIVDHNAAMIAREVHQKGWRTVAIESVGDNFTDIEYGLRFLLERADVIVITGGLGPTQDDITTEAIARFFNLPLYTEENVLAHIKNLFASRNLPWTENNAKQARFPIGAEIIPNTTGTAPGFALYREQKLIAVIPGVPSEAAQMFSSGVLPLMKRFFPESTGFTFSRTYKTFGLTESRIDEILKDVKDDDGIEIGFYPIFPENHVVITVKDSSETIAFQKFQRVCSEVENRLSSYIFATDEETLEQVVASKMIKKGLTLSVAESCTGGLIADHLTDVPGSSAFFERGLIAYSNTAKVEILGVPETTIERYGAVSEETARLMAEGIKKISRTDLGLSTTGIAGPTGGTDVKPVGTVYIALADDKDTFVRHYTFRWNRRRNKIIMAHSALMLLNNYLKGKLK
- a CDS encoding phosphatidylglycerophosphatase A, which produces MSAKVAKILATGCGIGFVPYAPGTAGTILGIPIFLALVDLQWTLYLLTILAFTILSVYIAGIAEMNLKKKDAPPIIIDEITGFLWTMFLVSPDFFNITAGFLIFRFFDIVKPFPIRRIQKALPGGWGIVMDDVAAGIYACTSLHLITKLWGAS
- a CDS encoding aldehyde ferredoxin oxidoreductase family protein encodes the protein MLSGDPLSNVLYIDLTRKSFYVLERRDLFAKYLGGTGAAIALLHEECPPDCDPLGEENPIVFAVGPLTALYPLASKTVAVFKSPHTGNLGESHCGGRSAIAIRMAGYGAIVIKGKSEIPLYVAVHGNRVSFHDASSIWGMRSDSTGRVIREREEGAGLRTIMRIGPAGEKLVTYASVATETYRHFGRLGLGAVFGSKKLKAVVISGKRMIPIADLKGYRKLYDHIYDLAVSSPVMKKYHDLGTAENVLSLNRFKGLPVRNLQETSFEGALNLSGETFAARFLGRRLACAHCPVGCIHIAALREPYEDEPYFYKTSMISYDYEPIYALGTMLGIKNPEDFLVLMDRVEALGMDVMTTGVTLAWATEAMEKGLISVKDTMGVCFSWGDVKSYMEACRMIVEQPNEFYRSLARGVKFASEMYGGKDFALVLGGNEMPGYHTGPGAHLGVLIGLRHSHLDNAGYSFDQKLLLEREVSPEELVDVLLCEERWRQVLSSLVVCFFARGIYTPEVVLELLKTTGYEFKEGDLQQLGHFIYFNKFRFKVREKFAISYLTLPKRLYTTPSPTRSLDPEFVARALEHFKRVMEEDEKRFSP
- a CDS encoding glycosyltransferase family 2 protein — its product is MKTEVSIVIPVKDEAENIEVLAAEINAVMGSQFDIWECIWVDDGSSDETPLILERIAREDPHHRFVQLSRNFGQSAALFVGFKKARGDIIVTLDGDGQNDPSDIPRLVGLLMERNVDMVNGVRLERHDSLVRKISSWIANNFRNWATGDRVTDVGCSLRAFRSYCVTHLPLFKGMHRFFPTLVRMAGYTKIIETPVNHRQRLRGKTKYGIRNRLWVGLVDIFGVKWMQKRFVFPSVKCEFPGSGDNTQRRGL